From a region of the Helicobacter hepaticus ATCC 51449 genome:
- a CDS encoding aspartate-semialdehyde dehydrogenase — MKEYVVGVVGASGAVGEEIFNVLEEHKFPVSRIVPLASERSVGKEIEFNAQTYKILETTDEVFAKEGIHIAFFSAGGAVSERFAPSAAKAGAVVIDNTSYFRMDKDVPLVVPDVNPQDIAFWDKKGIIANPNCSTIQMVQVLAPLHKAFKIKRVDVSTYQAASGAGKRGMEELVLQMQAFFAFKLDEAQPQIFPHRLALNVIPHIDVFMSNDYTKEEMKMINETHKIMHADFPLSATCVRVPVLRSHSESISITFESEVSAKQVREILLESPYIVLCDNPQEKLYPMPILATETDQTYVGRVREDNFDKHIVHLWCVADQIRVGAATNAVRIAQKWIEMQN, encoded by the coding sequence GTGAAAGAATATGTTGTCGGTGTAGTTGGAGCAAGTGGTGCTGTAGGTGAAGAGATTTTTAATGTATTAGAAGAACATAAATTTCCTGTATCAAGGATTGTGCCATTAGCCAGTGAGCGGAGTGTAGGCAAAGAAATAGAATTTAATGCCCAAACTTACAAGATTTTAGAAACCACAGATGAAGTATTTGCAAAAGAGGGCATACATATCGCTTTTTTTTCTGCTGGTGGAGCAGTGAGTGAGCGGTTTGCGCCAAGCGCTGCCAAAGCTGGAGCAGTAGTGATTGATAATACAAGCTATTTTCGTATGGATAAAGATGTCCCATTAGTCGTGCCTGATGTGAATCCACAAGATATAGCATTTTGGGACAAAAAGGGTATTATCGCTAATCCCAATTGCTCTACAATCCAAATGGTGCAGGTACTCGCTCCTTTGCATAAGGCATTTAAGATTAAACGTGTAGATGTAAGCACTTATCAAGCTGCGAGTGGTGCAGGAAAGCGCGGTATGGAAGAGCTTGTGTTGCAAATGCAAGCATTTTTTGCTTTCAAGCTTGATGAGGCACAACCGCAAATATTCCCTCATCGCCTTGCTTTGAATGTAATTCCGCATATTGATGTATTTATGTCCAATGATTATACAAAAGAAGAAATGAAAATGATTAATGAGACACATAAGATTATGCACGCAGATTTTCCTTTGAGTGCGACTTGTGTGCGAGTGCCTGTGTTGCGAAGTCATAGTGAATCTATAAGCATTACTTTTGAATCCGAAGTGAGCGCAAAACAAGTGCGTGAGATTCTTTTAGAATCTCCTTATATTGTGCTCTGTGATAATCCTCAAGAAAAGCTTTATCCTATGCCAATATTAGCGACTGAAACAGATCAAACTTATGTGGGACGTGTGCGTGAGGATAATTTTGATAAACATATTGTGCATTTGTGGTGTGTAGCTGACCAAATTCGTGTGGGTGCAGCAACAAATGCTGTGAGAATCGCTCAAAAGTGGATTGAAATGCAAAACTAA